One Triticum dicoccoides isolate Atlit2015 ecotype Zavitan chromosome 3B, WEW_v2.0, whole genome shotgun sequence genomic window, CATTGAGACCATTGGCCACGGAAGCTGCTGGAGGACAATCCCCCACCACCAGGTGCATTGGTTTTTATCTCAAGCAGTTTTACAAGTAGCACCTTCTTTACCTCAGGAGATATGACGACATGTGTTGTGTAATCCCGCTTGATGCCGATACTGCCCATCATCCGTTCCAGTCGGCCAGCTTGTATCTCCTGGATGCATCCATCAAGCATGTTATACTGTTTCATCTTCCCCGACCACTCCATTCTGCTTCCTGGATGGAGACCCTTGGGTACACAATGGAAGATTTTGTCATAATCAAATGTCCGCCAATATGCAATTGGCATGTATGGCCAATATGATAACAGGGACCACATGAAGGTAGAGGATATCTCCATTGTGACAGCGCCCACAAGCAATATGTAAGATATGGTAACATCAGCTCTACTGTAGTTGACTAGTCCCTGCAATTGATGATCAACCCTGGCTTCCAAAAACAAAACGAGAGCCGTAGAGGTTAGGACAAGTGTGATGAGTCGATGTAACACACCAGTGACCCGTCCAAACTTGGTGTACAAGTAGTCATGTACCAGTGAGAGTTGAATCTCAACAATCTTGTACACTAGATCACTAGCTCCATCGTCAAACCTGTGAATCCTTTCTGCAATTGCAATCCTTAAATCCTGTAAATCAATTCCGCTAAATGGAGGATTTACGTCCATCAAAAAATCAAACTTCATAAAGAAGCCCCCGCAGGTCACATCCATCACATGTTCGAAATTTTCCTCTTTCTTCTCAGAAATTATTGATAGCAGGCCATCATAATATCTGCTCAAGCCGGAGGCAAGATGCCTCCCACCGGCATTGAAGCTGCTGCTCCTTGAGCCTGCTCTCCTGAGTGCCCTAATTCTCTCAGCATATTTAATAGTTCCAGAGATGAACATTAGTACCATGGGAGCTACAAGCTGACTGCCTCCGTGCCACTGCTTGCGGACGATGTAAATGGCCAGTGCCACCTGGATGGTGAAGTTCAGCAGGTGGCGCTTCCACAGCATGCAGTCCTCCATGGAGAAGGCGGTGATGGTGTCCTGTCCGCCAAGGTGGAGCAGCAGGAAGGGCGCCCAAAATAGCACAAGCTGGTGCTGTGGGTCACTAGTGTGGGCGGCGAGGCGTCCGAGGACGAAGACCGCGATGGAGTCTGCCGATAGGTATGACAGCCACAACAGCGCGCTCAGCACGCGGGAGCTGTGGCGCTTCCGGAACGCTGCAGAGAAGAGGAGCATGACTTGAAGGGAGAAGCTCGC contains:
- the LOC119280167 gene encoding uncharacterized protein LOC119280167, translated to MRVLKECGDCVCAVPTCPPTTQHSSVEHVQQLWKEWEIQLLVLASFSLQVMLLFSAAFRKRHSSRVLSALLWLSYLSADSIAVFVLGRLAAHTSDPQHQLVLFWAPFLLLHLGGQDTITAFSMEDCMLWKRHLLNFTIQVALAIYIVRKQWHGGSQLVAPMVLMFISGTIKYAERIRALRRAGSRSSSFNAGGRHLASGLSRYYDGLLSIISEKKEENFEHVMDVTCGGFFMKFDFLMDVNPPFSGIDLQDLRIAIAERIHRFDDGASDLVYKIVEIQLSLVHDYLYTKFGRVTGVLHRLITLVLTSTALVLFLEARVDHQLQGLVNYSRADVTISYILLVGAVTMEISSTFMWSLLSYWPYMPIAYWRTFDYDKIFHCVPKGLHPGSRMEWSGKMKQYNMLDGCIQEIQAGRLERMMGSIGIKRDYTTHVVISPEVKKVLLVKLLEIKTNAPGGGGLSSSSFRGQWSQWWAALQTKDYLGAGQQSESAAQRALQLSNIQGLAFVSSVYLWHMVTDICLVADKTASASEFRSFSQALSNYMMYLVAKRNVMLDSCAYHVLHKSRHSLLCTRPAIVADRSAFLQKVYDGVYHGSRALDQAREVSLELLRPEGAAYRWELIATVWVDMLCYIARNCGAEFHAKHLITGGEFVSHIKIVLVVLGFSFHEYEEVELA